In the Hordeum vulgare subsp. vulgare chromosome 7H, MorexV3_pseudomolecules_assembly, whole genome shotgun sequence genome, one interval contains:
- the LOC123409377 gene encoding uncharacterized protein LOC123409377 yields the protein MASFRPGLSFARVYLLVRSTPTPPRTRLVGETESPICRSHRRLSLPSRNPFRCLGAPLLCSSFSPFVPAGDDDGASLARFPASRRRTAGVPAETQMRLPRKRNWAEGALTLPVFDGDSQASLHGSPENELQFCLESGPVQRF from the exons ATGGCCTCTTTTAGGCCCGGCCTGAGTTTTGCCCGGGTATATTTGCTTGTCCGGTCCACTCCAACCCCACCCCGCACGCGGCTGGTCGGAGAGACTGAGAGCCCGATATGCCGGTCtcaccgccgcctctccctcccCTCACGCAACCCCTTCCGATGCCTCGGCGCGCCCTTACTCTGCTCCTCCTTTTCGCCATTCGTCCCCGCGGGGGATGACGACGGCGCATCTCTAGCGCGGTTCCCTGCTAGTAGGCGGCGCACGGCAGGTGTGCCGGCGGAGACGCAGATGCGGCTTCCGAGGAAGAGGAATTGGGCGGAGGGCGCGCTGACTCTGCCGGTCTTCGATGGGGATTCCCAAGCCAGCCTCCACGGGAGTCCCGAGAATGAGCTCCAGTTCTGCCTCGAGAGTG GTCCAGTGCAGAGGTTCTGA